Proteins encoded together in one Streptomyces umbrinus window:
- the iolD gene encoding 3D-(3,5/4)-trihydroxycyclohexane-1,2-dione acylhydrolase (decyclizing), with protein MTEPTSTTTRLTVAQALVRFLAAQYTERDGVRRRLVDSTWGIFGHGNVAGLGQALLEYGDDMPYHQGRNEQSMVHAAVGYARQSNRLSVQAVTTSIGPGATNLVTGAALATVNHLPVLLLPGDVFATRPADPVLQQLEVPYAGDVSVNDCLRPVSKYFDRITRPEALIPAALQAMRVLTDPVETGAVTLALPQDVQAEAFGWPEEFFAERVWTVRRPVADPEQLAAAVRAIRDARRPLVVAGGGVHHSEAEDALKEFADLTRIPVASTQAGKGSLTWDHPADVGGVGHTGTATACELARTADLVIGVGTRYTDFTTASGTLFTAQGVRFLNLNIASFDGHKLSGRPLIADARTALESLTEALAPHGHRAEPAYVTEYTDDKERWEYRVDAAYEAEDPDIRPTQPQVLGLLDEIVTGDDILINAAGSLPGDLHKLWRARSRDQYHVEYGYSCMGYEIPAAIGVRLAAPDRPVWALVGDGTYLMMPTEIVTAVQEGIAIKVVILQNHGYASIGGLSESVGGERFATAYRHRSEDGTYTGRPLPVDLAANAASLGMRVLRAKTVRDLRAALAEARADDTPTCVYVETQTADTVSGAPPAQAWWDVPVAETATRPSAVKARELYERHVSTRRRHL; from the coding sequence ATGACAGAGCCGACGTCAACGACGACAAGGCTGACGGTCGCGCAGGCACTGGTGCGGTTCCTCGCCGCCCAGTACACGGAACGCGACGGCGTGCGACGCCGCCTGGTCGACTCCACCTGGGGCATCTTCGGGCACGGCAACGTCGCCGGGCTCGGGCAGGCGCTCCTGGAGTACGGCGACGACATGCCGTACCACCAGGGCCGCAACGAACAGTCCATGGTCCACGCGGCCGTCGGCTACGCGCGTCAGTCCAACCGCCTCTCCGTCCAGGCGGTCACGACCTCCATCGGGCCCGGCGCCACCAACCTCGTCACCGGTGCCGCCCTCGCCACGGTCAACCACCTGCCGGTGCTCCTGCTGCCCGGTGACGTCTTCGCGACCCGCCCCGCCGACCCGGTCCTGCAGCAGCTCGAAGTCCCGTACGCGGGCGATGTGTCGGTCAACGACTGTCTGCGCCCGGTGTCGAAGTACTTCGACCGGATCACCCGCCCCGAGGCTCTGATCCCGGCCGCTCTGCAGGCGATGCGGGTGCTCACCGACCCGGTCGAGACGGGTGCCGTCACGCTCGCGCTGCCGCAGGACGTGCAGGCGGAGGCCTTCGGCTGGCCCGAGGAGTTCTTCGCCGAGCGGGTCTGGACGGTCCGCCGTCCGGTGGCCGACCCGGAGCAACTGGCCGCCGCCGTCAGGGCGATCCGGGACGCTCGGCGCCCCCTGGTCGTCGCGGGCGGCGGGGTCCACCACAGTGAGGCCGAGGACGCGCTCAAGGAGTTCGCCGACCTCACCCGCATCCCGGTCGCCTCCACACAGGCCGGCAAGGGCTCGCTGACCTGGGACCACCCGGCGGACGTCGGCGGCGTCGGGCACACCGGCACCGCGACCGCCTGTGAACTCGCCCGCACCGCCGACCTGGTGATCGGGGTCGGCACCCGCTACACCGACTTCACCACCGCGTCGGGCACCCTCTTCACCGCCCAGGGCGTGCGCTTCCTGAACCTCAACATCGCGTCCTTCGACGGCCACAAGCTCTCCGGCCGGCCGCTGATCGCGGACGCCCGCACGGCCCTGGAGTCCCTCACCGAGGCGCTCGCGCCGCACGGCCACCGCGCCGAACCCGCGTACGTCACCGAGTACACGGACGACAAGGAGCGCTGGGAGTACCGCGTCGACGCGGCGTACGAGGCCGAGGACCCGGACATCCGGCCCACCCAGCCGCAGGTCCTCGGGCTGCTCGACGAGATCGTCACCGGCGACGACATCCTCATCAACGCGGCCGGCTCCCTCCCCGGCGACCTGCACAAACTCTGGCGCGCCCGCTCCCGCGACCAGTACCACGTCGAGTACGGCTACTCCTGCATGGGTTACGAGATCCCGGCCGCCATCGGCGTACGGCTCGCGGCGCCCGACCGTCCCGTCTGGGCGCTGGTCGGCGACGGCACGTACCTGATGATGCCGACGGAGATCGTCACCGCCGTCCAGGAGGGCATCGCGATCAAGGTCGTGATCCTGCAGAACCACGGGTACGCGTCCATCGGCGGTCTCTCCGAGTCGGTCGGCGGCGAGCGGTTCGCGACCGCCTACCGCCACCGGTCCGAGGACGGCACCTACACGGGACGCCCGCTGCCCGTCGACCTGGCCGCCAACGCGGCCAGCCTGGGCATGCGGGTCCTGCGCGCGAAGACCGTGCGCGACCTGCGGGCCGCCCTCGCCGAGGCCCGGGCCGACGACACTCCCACTTGTGTCTACGTGGAGACCCAAACGGCAGACACAGTGTCGGGCGCGCCTCCGGCCCAGGCCTGGTGGGATGTTCCTGTGGCCGAGACCGCGACCCGACCGTCGGCGGTCAAGGCACGTGAGCTGTACGAACGGCACGTCTCCACCCGACGCCGCCATCTGTGA
- the mmsA gene encoding CoA-acylating methylmalonate-semialdehyde dehydrogenase, producing MTKIVNHWIGGKSVEGASGTYGPVTDPATGAVTTKVAFATVDEVDAAIAAAKDAYATWGTASLAKRSTILFKFRALLDAHRDEIAELITAEHGKVHSDALGEVARGLEIVDLACGITVQLKGELSTEVASRVDVASIRQPLGVVAGITPFNFPAMVPMWMFPLAIACGNTFVLKPSEKDPSASVRLAELFAEAGLPDGVLNVVHGDKVAVDRLLEHPDVKAVSFVGSTPIARYIHTTASANGKRVQALGGAKNHMLVLPDADLDAAADAAVSAAYGSAGERCMAISAVVAVGAVGDELVEKIRERAEKIKIGPGNDPTSEMGPLITAAHRDKVASYVTGAAAQGSEVVLDGTGYTVEGHDDGHWIGLSLLDRVPTSSDAYRDEIFGPVLCVLRVDTYEEGVALINGSPFGNGTAIFTRDGGAARRFQLEIEAGMVGVNVPIPVPVGYHSFGGWKDSLFGDHHIYGNDGTHFYTRGKVVTTRWPDPSEAPTGVDLGFPRNH from the coding sequence ATGACGAAGATCGTCAACCACTGGATCGGCGGCAAGTCCGTCGAGGGCGCGTCGGGTACGTACGGGCCGGTGACCGACCCGGCGACCGGCGCCGTGACCACGAAGGTCGCCTTCGCGACCGTCGACGAGGTCGACGCGGCGATCGCCGCCGCGAAGGACGCCTACGCGACCTGGGGCACCGCGTCGCTCGCCAAGCGGTCCACGATCCTCTTCAAGTTCCGCGCGCTGCTGGACGCCCACCGTGACGAGATCGCCGAGCTGATCACCGCCGAGCACGGCAAGGTGCACTCGGACGCGCTCGGCGAGGTCGCGCGCGGCCTGGAGATCGTGGACCTGGCTTGCGGGATCACCGTCCAGCTCAAGGGTGAGCTGTCGACCGAGGTGGCCTCCCGGGTCGACGTCGCCTCGATCCGCCAGCCGCTCGGTGTGGTGGCCGGCATCACGCCGTTCAACTTCCCGGCCATGGTGCCGATGTGGATGTTCCCGCTGGCCATCGCGTGCGGCAACACCTTCGTGCTGAAGCCGAGCGAGAAGGACCCGTCCGCGTCCGTCAGGCTCGCGGAGCTGTTCGCGGAGGCGGGGCTGCCGGACGGCGTGCTGAACGTCGTCCACGGCGACAAGGTGGCCGTCGACCGTCTCCTGGAGCACCCGGACGTCAAGGCGGTCTCCTTCGTCGGCTCGACCCCGATCGCCCGCTACATCCACACCACCGCCTCCGCCAACGGCAAGCGCGTCCAGGCACTCGGCGGCGCCAAGAACCACATGCTGGTCCTCCCGGACGCCGACCTGGACGCGGCCGCCGACGCCGCGGTGAGCGCGGCCTACGGCTCGGCGGGCGAGCGCTGCATGGCCATCTCGGCCGTCGTCGCCGTCGGCGCGGTCGGCGACGAGCTGGTGGAGAAGATCCGCGAGCGCGCCGAGAAGATCAAGATCGGCCCCGGCAACGACCCGACCTCGGAGATGGGCCCGCTGATCACCGCGGCCCACCGCGACAAGGTCGCCTCGTACGTGACGGGCGCGGCCGCCCAGGGCTCCGAGGTCGTCCTCGACGGCACCGGCTACACAGTCGAGGGCCACGACGACGGCCACTGGATCGGGCTCTCCCTGCTCGACCGGGTGCCTACGTCGTCGGACGCGTACCGGGACGAGATCTTCGGCCCGGTGCTGTGCGTGCTGCGCGTCGACACGTACGAGGAGGGCGTGGCCCTGATCAACGGGTCCCCCTTCGGCAACGGCACCGCGATCTTCACCCGGGACGGCGGCGCCGCCCGCCGCTTCCAGTTGGAGATCGAGGCGGGCATGGTCGGCGTGAACGTGCCGATCCCCGTGCCGGTGGGCTACCACTCCTTCGGTGGCTGGAAGGACTCCCTCTTCGGGGACCACCACATCTACGGCAACGACGGCACGCACTTCTACACCCGCGGCAAGGTCGTCACGACCCGCTGGCCGGATCCGTCGGAGGCCCCGACGGGCGTCGACCTCGGCTTCCCGCGCAACCACTGA
- a CDS encoding sugar phosphate isomerase/epimerase family protein: protein MTSLSPQSSPQSSLSRIRIGSAPDSWGVWFPDDPQQVPWQRFLDEVAESGYEWIELGPYGYLPSEPAVLADETARRNLRVSAGTVFTGLHRGPDVWDATWAHVSDIAALTQAMGAEHLVVIPSFWRDDKTGEVLEPDTLTAEQWRHLTTQTERLGREVRERYGLKIVVHPHADTHIDSEENVARFLDGTDSSLVSLCLDTGHYAYCGGDSVKLIETYGERIGYLHLKQVDPEILADVRANEVPFGPAVARGVMCEPPSGVPALEPVLAAAQKLDVELFAIVEQDMYPCEPDKPLPIAQRTRAFLRSCGA from the coding sequence ATGACGTCGTTGTCGCCTCAGTCATCGCCTCAGTCCTCACTGTCGCGCATCCGCATCGGCTCGGCCCCCGACTCGTGGGGCGTGTGGTTCCCCGACGACCCCCAACAGGTCCCCTGGCAGCGGTTCCTCGACGAGGTCGCCGAGTCCGGATACGAGTGGATCGAGCTGGGCCCGTACGGCTATCTGCCGAGCGAGCCGGCCGTCCTCGCGGACGAGACCGCCCGCCGCAACCTGCGGGTATCGGCCGGCACGGTCTTCACCGGGCTGCACCGCGGCCCGGACGTGTGGGACGCCACGTGGGCCCATGTCTCGGACATCGCCGCGCTCACCCAGGCGATGGGCGCCGAACACCTGGTCGTCATCCCGTCCTTCTGGCGGGACGACAAGACCGGCGAGGTCCTGGAACCCGACACGCTCACCGCCGAGCAGTGGCGCCACCTCACCACGCAGACCGAGCGGCTCGGGCGCGAGGTGCGCGAGCGGTACGGGCTGAAAATCGTCGTCCACCCGCACGCGGACACGCACATCGACAGCGAGGAGAACGTGGCGCGTTTCCTCGACGGCACGGACTCGTCGCTGGTCTCGCTGTGCCTGGACACCGGCCACTACGCCTACTGCGGCGGCGACAGCGTCAAGCTCATCGAGACGTACGGGGAGCGGATCGGGTACCTCCACCTCAAGCAGGTGGATCCCGAGATCCTGGCCGACGTGCGGGCGAACGAGGTTCCGTTCGGGCCGGCCGTGGCGCGTGGCGTGATGTGCGAACCGCCGTCCGGGGTGCCGGCGCTGGAGCCGGTACTGGCTGCCGCGCAGAAACTGGACGTGGAGTTGTTCGCCATCGTCGAGCAGGACATGTATCCGTGCGAGCCGGACAAGCCGTTGCCCATTGCTCAGCGCACGCGGGCGTTCCTGAGGTCCTGCGGAGCGTGA
- the iolC gene encoding 5-dehydro-2-deoxygluconokinase — MAESAESSAYDLITMGRIGVDLYPLQTGVPLPQVTSFGKFLGGSATNVAVAAARLGRRTAVVTRTGDDPFGAYLHEALRDFGVDDRWVTPVPGLPTPVTFCEVFPPDDFPLYFYRLPKAPDLEIDAHELDLDAIRDTRIFWVTGTGLSEEPSRTATLAALAHRAKSGTTVFDLDWRPMFWSDPEAARPFYAEALRHTTVAVGNLDEVEVATGVREPHAAARALLDAGVELAVVKQGPKGVLAVNRKGESAEVPPLPVTVLNGLGAGDAFGGSLCHGLLAGWDLERIMRHANAAGAIVASRLECSSAMPTPAEVEQALKAGAVL; from the coding sequence ATGGCCGAGTCGGCGGAGTCCAGTGCGTACGACCTCATCACCATGGGGCGGATCGGCGTGGACCTCTACCCGCTGCAGACCGGGGTGCCGCTCCCGCAGGTGACCTCCTTCGGGAAGTTCCTCGGCGGTTCGGCGACCAACGTGGCGGTCGCGGCGGCTCGGCTCGGGCGGCGTACGGCCGTGGTGACGCGGACCGGTGACGATCCCTTCGGGGCGTATCTGCACGAGGCGCTGCGGGACTTCGGGGTCGACGACCGCTGGGTGACGCCGGTGCCCGGGCTGCCGACGCCGGTCACCTTCTGCGAGGTGTTCCCGCCGGACGACTTCCCGCTGTACTTCTACCGGCTCCCCAAGGCGCCCGACCTGGAGATCGACGCCCACGAACTGGACCTGGACGCCATCCGCGACACCCGGATCTTCTGGGTCACGGGTACGGGCCTGAGCGAGGAGCCCAGCCGTACGGCGACGCTCGCGGCCCTCGCCCATCGCGCCAAGTCCGGCACCACGGTCTTCGACCTGGACTGGCGGCCGATGTTTTGGAGTGATCCAGAGGCCGCCCGGCCCTTCTATGCCGAGGCCCTGCGCCACACCACGGTCGCCGTCGGCAACCTCGACGAGGTGGAGGTCGCGACGGGCGTGCGCGAGCCCCACGCGGCCGCCCGCGCCCTCCTGGACGCGGGTGTCGAGCTGGCCGTGGTCAAGCAGGGCCCCAAGGGCGTCCTGGCCGTGAACCGCAAGGGCGAGTCGGCGGAGGTCCCGCCCCTCCCGGTGACGGTCCTCAACGGACTGGGCGCGGGCGACGCGTTCGGCGGCTCCCTGTGCCACGGCCTCCTGGCGGGCTGGGACCTGGAGCGGATCATGCGGCACGCCAACGCCGCCGGCGCCATCGTCGCGTCCCGCCTGGAGTGCTCCTCCGCCATGCCGACCCCGGCGGAGGTCGAGCAGGCCCTGAAGGCGGGGGCGGTGCTGTGA
- a CDS encoding APC family permease — translation MTDTLRPVQPSAASAAEAPDVPAPDGPRKLKRSIGVVGGTLLTISCVTPASTLFVVVPDLFSTLGTATALTIAVGSLLCIAVAFCYSELGTLIPSAGGEYAMVSTLAGRLAGWLVFVLSLLVVMIVPPVIAMGTADYLAPVAHLNPSMAGAGVMLLATLAGLLDLRANAWITGVFLVLEVVAAAVVALLGFAHSERGAGSLVSMEVAGQGGHTDTVTAMLVVSGLAIALFVTQGFSTAVYLSEEMENPRRNVARTVLATLAISAVIILVPVIAITLGASDLAELTGGDISGMVAAWSNSAVGTFVSLCVALAIINAGIVMVIQNSRVLFASARDKAWPEPVNNVLSKLGRFGSPWVATLLVGVPGAVLCFVDLDTLYGITGVSVTGMYLLVAVAALLARRGSHGHAPAWRMPLWPALPVLLIAVLAYVLTQQETSHLLWTGGITAAATLYWAFYLRPRRESRWLVTVPEDTGGPL, via the coding sequence ATGACCGACACGCTCCGCCCCGTCCAGCCCTCCGCCGCCTCCGCCGCCGAGGCACCGGACGTCCCCGCACCGGACGGCCCCCGCAAACTCAAGCGCTCCATCGGCGTCGTCGGCGGCACGCTGCTCACGATCTCCTGCGTGACGCCCGCCTCCACGCTCTTCGTGGTCGTGCCCGACCTGTTCTCGACCCTCGGCACGGCGACCGCGCTGACCATCGCCGTCGGCTCGCTGCTCTGTATCGCCGTCGCGTTCTGCTACTCCGAGCTGGGCACCCTCATCCCCAGCGCGGGCGGCGAGTACGCCATGGTGTCGACGCTGGCCGGACGGCTCGCGGGCTGGCTGGTCTTCGTGCTGTCGCTGCTCGTCGTCATGATCGTGCCGCCGGTGATCGCCATGGGCACGGCGGACTACCTGGCGCCGGTCGCGCACCTGAACCCGTCCATGGCGGGCGCGGGCGTGATGCTCCTCGCCACCCTCGCGGGCCTGCTCGACCTGAGGGCCAACGCCTGGATCACCGGTGTCTTCCTGGTCCTCGAAGTCGTCGCGGCGGCCGTGGTCGCCCTCCTGGGCTTCGCCCACAGCGAGCGCGGCGCGGGCAGCCTGGTGTCGATGGAGGTGGCCGGGCAGGGCGGGCACACGGACACCGTCACCGCGATGCTGGTCGTCTCCGGGCTCGCCATCGCCCTCTTCGTCACCCAGGGCTTCTCGACCGCCGTCTACCTCTCCGAGGAGATGGAGAACCCGCGCCGCAACGTGGCCCGTACGGTCCTGGCCACCCTCGCCATCTCCGCGGTGATCATCCTCGTACCCGTGATCGCGATCACGCTGGGCGCCTCGGACCTCGCCGAGCTGACCGGGGGTGACATCAGCGGCATGGTCGCCGCCTGGTCCAACTCCGCGGTCGGCACCTTCGTCAGCCTCTGTGTGGCCCTCGCCATCATCAACGCGGGCATCGTCATGGTCATCCAGAACTCCCGCGTGCTGTTCGCCTCCGCCCGCGACAAGGCCTGGCCCGAGCCCGTCAACAACGTCCTGTCGAAGCTCGGCCGGTTCGGCTCCCCGTGGGTCGCCACGCTCCTGGTGGGTGTGCCCGGCGCGGTCCTGTGCTTCGTCGACCTGGACACCCTGTACGGCATCACCGGCGTCTCCGTGACGGGCATGTACCTCCTGGTCGCGGTCGCCGCCCTGCTCGCCCGCCGCGGCTCCCACGGTCACGCGCCCGCGTGGCGAATGCCACTCTGGCCCGCGCTGCCGGTCCTCCTGATCGCGGTCCTCGCGTACGTGCTCACCCAGCAGGAGACGAGCCACCTCCTGTGGACGGGCGGCATCACCGCGGCCGCGACCCTCTACTGGGCCTTCTACCTGCGCCCGCGCAGGGAGAGCCGCTGGCTGGTGACGGTGCCGGAGGACACAGGCGGGCCCCTTTAG
- a CDS encoding Cgl0159 family (beta/alpha)8-fold protein produces the protein MDISELVRIRAQRPEAVEEAAARRPRRPLLGESGRLMIVAADHPARGALSVGDRRLAMANRIDLLERLCLALSRPGVDGVLATADILDDLLLLGALDHKVVMGSMNRGGLAGAAWELDDRFTGHRPRDIERLRFDAGKLLLRIDYDDPGSLTTLESTARAVDDMAERRLPVFVEPFLSRRDPTTGTLRNGLGADAVTRSIAIASGLGGSSAYTWLKLPVTENPDDMARVMETSTLPAVLLGGEVGADQEGAYEKWRGALQLPTVQGLVVGRSLLYPADGDVGAAVDTAVGLL, from the coding sequence ATCGACATCTCGGAACTCGTCCGGATCCGGGCCCAGCGCCCCGAAGCCGTCGAGGAGGCCGCCGCGCGGCGGCCCCGAAGGCCGCTCCTCGGTGAGTCCGGGCGGCTGATGATCGTCGCCGCCGACCACCCCGCCCGCGGAGCCCTCTCCGTGGGCGACCGCAGGCTCGCCATGGCCAACCGGATCGACCTGCTCGAACGGCTCTGCCTCGCTCTCTCCCGCCCGGGAGTCGACGGCGTGCTCGCGACCGCCGACATCCTCGACGACCTGCTGCTGCTCGGCGCGCTGGACCACAAGGTGGTCATGGGCTCGATGAACCGGGGCGGACTCGCGGGTGCGGCCTGGGAGTTGGACGACCGGTTCACCGGACACCGCCCGCGGGACATCGAGCGGCTCCGCTTCGACGCGGGCAAGCTGCTGCTGCGGATCGACTACGACGACCCGGGCTCGCTCACCACCCTGGAGTCGACGGCCCGTGCCGTGGACGACATGGCCGAGCGCCGGCTCCCCGTGTTCGTCGAGCCGTTCCTCAGCCGCCGTGACCCCACCACCGGCACCCTCCGCAACGGCCTGGGCGCCGACGCCGTCACCCGGTCCATCGCCATCGCGAGCGGCCTGGGCGGCAGTTCGGCGTACACCTGGCTGAAGCTCCCCGTCACGGAGAACCCGGACGACATGGCCCGCGTCATGGAGACCTCCACGCTCCCGGCCGTCCTGCTCGGCGGAGAGGTCGGCGCCGACCAGGAGGGCGCGTACGAGAAATGGCGCGGCGCCCTCCAACTGCCCACCGTGCAGGGGTTGGTGGTCGGTCGCTCGCTGCTCTACCCGGCCGACGGCGATGTCGGGGCGGCGGTCGACACCGCCGTCGGGCTGCTGTGA